The following is a genomic window from Microtus pennsylvanicus isolate mMicPen1 chromosome 3, mMicPen1.hap1, whole genome shotgun sequence.
agaaacatttaaagaaagcaGAGGTACTTGGGAAGGATGATGGGACTCGTGTGACTAGAAATCACCTACTTTCTTCTGCATACAGTtccttaaaaagtgaaaataggcAAAGATCTGTGACGTTGCAAGCACTGTATGAAATGCTGGGTTTCACCAATGAAATATGCAATGGGCGTATCCTAAGATGACCGAAACTAGGCAGGAGGTGGCGGGTCCTGCCTGTTTCCAAGACTTGGGAACTTACCTGACCATGGGAAGTGGGATAAGCTAGGGACTGAGAGAAAGGATGTAGAAAAACGAGAGAATTAACCCAAGCCATAATATATGTCATCTGGGACCAACATTCATCTGTAAACCAAACTGAGGAAATGGGAAGGATAAACATCTAGAAGTCTGCATCACTTTTAAAAGGTAAAGGAAAGTCCGGGGTGATGAACTGGACTGCTAATGAGCTTTGAACCTCACTCTCACCAAGAGTTTCAAAAGGGAAATCTGGGGTTTTGTCACTGGGCaacttaacttaaaaaaaaatcctctgtgtTTCAGTTTAATCATTTAGTATTTTTCATATCTAGCTGACAGTATTATCAGTTTCATAAAGTAAAATGTAATGTTTCCCTGCAATTCAGTTCTGACACTGAGGGTCTATGCAGTCTCCCCACAAAGCTTAAAGACACCTTCCATACCTCTCACATCAGACAGACATCCAGACGGACATCAGTCACGGGTCTCACAGTCCTCAGACCGCCCACACTCATGTTCAACTGGCTACACATCCAGTagtgcccaccagccctgccagGTTCTGTAACTCACAAGAACTCACAGAGTTTAGGAGTACAGTGTCTGTACATCTTATTACACATGATCCAAGTTGGGAACAGCCAAACAAAGACACATCCAGGGCAAGGTCTGGAAAGGTTTCAGATGGggtcttctgtgtcttctcccaGTGGAATCAGGACTATCAACCTCTTTGCTACAATTTGACTATAAAATATCTTCTGAATGCTCATGTATTGAATGTTTAGTCCCCAGGTGGTAGTGCTATATGGAAAATTCTGGAAACTTTAGGGTTTGGGTcatagctggaggaagtgggtcacccGGAGCATGCCTGTGAAGCTAATACATAGTGCCTGGTATGTTCTTTTTTCTCTGCGTCCTGTTCACCATGATGTACACAGCCACCTCCTCTGACATGTTTGCTCATCTCCATAATTCCGTCTGACGTCATGGAGCCAGTTATGAAACCCAGAGCTGAAATCATCTTTCCGTCTTTAAGTCGTTCTTTTGGATAGCTTGCTCACAGCTTCACAAACGCCAACACTATACTTCTCCCGGCACACTGACATGTTACCCACCCAGGAAGCTCCATCAGGCTTTGGCGTCCGGAGGTTTTGTTGGGTTTCATTACCTAAGCAGGGTAGAGGTCAGGGGGTGTTTCTCCAAAGGAGAATTCTGGTCAAAGCTCCAGTCTGTGGTCACCTGGTATTAACAGCCcccattctaataaatctccttGCCATAAACTCTGTAGTGTTTGAGAGGCTCATGAATAAAAACTCAATCCTATTTCTTAGAGAATTTCAAGGATTTGGAGCCTCTCTACCAAGGACCAGGGATAGAGGCTAGTAAAATTCTTTATTGTCCAATAGATGAATTGTGAAAATAtcttaaaaagagaataaatccAAAGTGGGTGACATTTGTAAAATTATAATggtattttaaatgaattctcCATTTTCTGAGAGTGTTTGCTGTTTTTGATGATTGTCAGGTCTCTATCCTCACAGGAAGTGGGGGAGTGACAGGATCTGGATGATCAGGAGCCTTGAGTCAGTCGAAGCAGAAGGGTTAGTTAGTCGCTGGCCCTTGATTTCTCTCACAGCCCCTAAAGGGAGAGCCATGTCCGTTCTGTGTCAGAGACTACAGGGTTCAGAAAAGAGGACCCCTAAGTGTTCTCCACGGCACTCCGGCACTCAGGGACCTAGCTGAAGCTGCTGGGCCTCAACCAGCTGGGAAGGTCTGATGGACAACTTTATTGTGATCCTTCTCTTTTCTGCAAATGACACTGAGACTCTGGTTTGATCTTTTCACTCGCTCTTCCCACTCCAGTCTTGCGAAGTTCTGTGACTGCCCCTGGAGGCAAAGACATCCACACCGCCCCCACCAAGACCTGTTTCACTAAGAAGTACATAGAAAAGGAAGATAGCTttactctgaaaaaaaattataaaacatgatCTTCCAATATTCGCCAGACTCCAAACTTTAAACTTGTTTACAGTATCACTTAGATTAACAGGTCATGTAGAAAATGCTCATCTGTTGAAACTAGGGACTCTGCTAGCTAGGCAACTTCATCTGTTTCCTACATGTGCTGCTTGCAAGATTCTATTGATTGTGCTGTTAACGCTTGCTTTGAAACAAAACgtacagagagacagaaaaagagatcACCAGGGCtaatatatactttttttctttttcagaggcTACTTTGAATCTTGCCTACATCCTAATCCCCAGcattccccttttcctcctactagtGGTCACTTCAGCTGCGTGTTGGATTTGGATCTGTAGGAGGAGGCAAGTAGAACTTTCATCATGAAAACCTTCGCTCCCCTCTGCATTGAGACTTGGAGGTTGCCCAGGTGATGTCATTAAAAGCCATGCAAACTCCAAGAGAAGGATCAGTGCAGACTGAGAGTAAACGCCGGCTGACTCGAGACTCTAGGTGCACAGCAGACAAGCAGCAAGCGTTTGTGCTAGGCTGTGATTAAGCTAGTGGTCCTGTATcctttgcttcctgtgtgtgtggaaggTAAAACAGTGTTATTCACTTCCTCTGTAGCCATGCATCACCCAGCAAAGCACTCTCCGAAATGGAGGTCCTCGTTCCAAAAATGTCTATTGAGTAAGGAATGACTAATGGACCacatgaaaactgtgtgttccagAGCATTCTGGGAAGCATCTGACACAAAGCCAGTCCATTCAGAATGAATCAGCCAAATTCTTTttaactgatttttcttttattgatttcaaaAGTACATTGCTGCAAAGCAGCTAAACCAGGCAGCACAGCCAGCCTCTGTATGTCATCTGGGTCGTGTGCTCACATACTTTAGGTGCATGCAACTGTCCTTGGTTACACTTTTGTCCCCCTTCATCATGGTCTACATACAAAAAGGCGGGCAGTCTCACTTTTCAGAAGGAAAATCAAGGCCCAACTTAAGTCAGTATCACTTTGATGAGCaatttgaaataaatttgtaaaatttCAATGCAGAAcctattccttttaaaaattcccttaaatgggctggagagatggctcagtggttaagagcatcgcctgctcttccaaaggtcctgagttcaattcccagcaaccacatggtggctcacaaccatccgtaatagggtctggtgccctcttctggcctgcaggcatacacacagacagaacactgtatacgtaataaataaataaaatattaaaaaaaagcaaaaaaaaaaattcccttaaagggTTACTATGGTATTAAAGAatgaatacacacataataaGCATATATTTATTGAACACTCAAAAGTATTAGCCATTGCTATAGTCATTTTGTTAGTAATTCTCTtgaatttaaaatagaattcagTTAAACAATTatagatacatttttttccaatGGTTTACACTGCAGTTGGTtcttcaaatgtatttatttgataaatgtaggatttattttataaatataggaTTGGAGAATTATAGCTTTCTTCCCAAAtcgttttcattttctctctctctctttctatctctctctccctctctctctctccttcctcctttttctctttttaattatttcctgtcttcattttttttgaaacagtcctCGGGATCAACCCAGGGCTTTCCACATGCCAGACAAGTAACATTTAGCTTTATCCCCAGTcctttaaacaatattttttaagtgCAGCAAACAAAATGCATTGGTAGAAAAATGAAGCAATTATACCACTACATAGTTTAGCAAAAATATTTCCCAAAATGAACCATTTCTTTATTAACGATTCTTAATGGTAggtataattataattttgaagTACAGGTgagtataaaatatttcaaagcaagTATAATAACTGATATGATATAGGAACATGATTTCTGTTGGTGATAGAGTCAATATTATTAATCCTACCCTTGTTACTTAAACTTTTAATGGTAGAATAGAAATAGACTAGAAATAGTAATAGCGAATTTTACGTAGAAATGAGATGTTTAGTATAATTTTCTTCTCCCATTGCTTTCTGGCCCCACATTCTCAAGGGAGTCCTGGAACCCAAGCTAGTGACAGTGAATGGCAGATGTAGGATCACTATGACAACACTCTCCTAGGCTGTCTCCTACCCAACCCACAAAACCTATAGGTGAAATTAAGTTGTAGAAGTAGGTCACTTCCTGAGGCTACTTCCTCCCGCTTCATTAGTCACAGGAATATATACTCTCAGTACCCTGGGCACAAAGACTCAgtctggttctcttcttctaggAAACGAGAGCAGCCAGACCCTACCACAAAGGAGCAACACACCATTTGGCCCACTCCTCACCGAGAAAACAGCCCCAACCTAGATGTTTACAATGTCATCAGAAAACAAAGTGAAGCCGATTTAGCTGAGCCCCGGCCAGACCTGAAGAACAGCTCATTTCGGGTGTGTTCTGGTGAAGCCACTCCCGACGATGACGATGTAACTTGTGACTACGATAACATGGCTGTGAACCCTTCAGAAAGTGGGTTTATGACTCTGGCAAGTATGGAGAGTGGATTTGTGACCAATGACATTTATGAGTTCTCCCCTGACAGAATGGGGAGGAGCAAGGAGAGTGGCTGGgtagaaaatgaaatatattactGAGACATATGGGGAAAACTggcaaaaatgagaaaagagaagcaaaagcATCCTATTTCTCACAAGGAAAATGTTCAGAAAGTTGATGAAAATGCTCATATCTGGTCTTAGGATAAACACAGAAGCTCCACAAGTTCCTACTGGGTCCCCAAGTTCTGGTTGTATCCCTTATTCCAGGGcctcacccagctcagcctgtgaGAAGGCACCTTGCCCCGGGGCTGCCATACAGCAGACCCTCAGCATCCTTCAGCCAGTGGGCTTCAACAGATCGTCAAGGGCTGGCACTTTCAATGGTCAGGATGAAGGAGCTTAGAAAGCCCACCTCTAGGTTCTGTTCTCCTTGCTCTCTACACCAGCAGCACATGTAATCACAAAAAGGCAGAGACTGAGGGATCTTCTCAAGGCCTGGGTATGGAAGCCCCAAGCTGATCTGCACATCAACAATTCTCAtatctgccccccaccccacataaaatccaataaaaagcaggaagcagaatgtTAGTCAGTGTGTGTCTACAGTCCTTCCTCTGCATGTAGCCTCAggggacttttttattttttttattctcctgaCATCTAAACTTGGAAAAACCCAACTTGGAAATCCTTTAGTAAGTAAAAATGAAGTCCGTGTTTGCTTCAGCGTTCCTTGTTCTCCTGGCTCAGACAGTCTGTGTTgtctggggatggggtgggagggggggggACAGCACTGGAGACTGACTGTGTAGGCAGAAAGACTGGTGAAAGAAGCAGACATAATAAAGAGAAGAGGCAGGCTCCTCACCACAGAGAAGGCAGTCACAGGCAACAGAGGGAGAAATCTGGAATAGACCCCATTGTGTTCGACTCAAAGAGAAAACAGTGGTGTCACTTTGGGGCTTTCCATATTGGggacacatacagatacacatattcTCCACTAAAGTGAGCCAGGACTCCGTGAAGTTGGACAACTCCGGGACAAATGCAGAAAAACAATAAGAGTTACTTGAGTAATGAAAAGTACCCAAACATAGGTAGAATTAACAGGTCTATTGTTCTACAGGAACAGCAGTGGCCTGCACAACACAATAGCTTATCACATAATGATAAATAACTACAAGaaaggagttcaagggcagcaaACACAAAGTCATGATAAGGCTATGAGGATATGTATTGCCCTGGTTAATCAGTACACATTGTATGTATGCCGATAAGTCACACTactgttaaaatttttatatttaaagagatTGGGAATGagagtggttatttggaaaaCTACACCACCACCAAGAAAGAATGAGTGGGAATCTGCAGATTACAGAATTCAGTTTATGATGGCCCACCTCTGGTAACATGTGGGGGTAATCTGAATATCAAAATCATTACCAGTAAAAGCAACAAGAGAGTGTGACCATtagataaaacaaataaattggtGTGTTCtgatacaaaataaatgaataaacaaactttGATGAGGAACGAGATATTTACATGATTTCAAGTCCCTCACCCACAAAATCATCATTAATTACAAAAGTGTCACATAATGCAGCGTACCGAGAGTAGAGACCGCACTGTGTGCAGTGAGAACACAGCCTCTCATCTGTGCTTTCCAGTCTATGTGGACAAGCTGATCATAAGGACGCCTTACTCACAAACAAGTTAACAGACAACCTGCGAAATAACTGGACTGCAAACTTGAAGTCTGATGATAGTGAAAGCGAAAGCAAGCCGGGAAGCTCAGTTAGAGGGCAGTGAGAGAGGAGACAGCTCAAAGCACTGCTTGATTCGGAAACAGATCCCTTCTTCCCTGCAAAGGAAAATATGGGAACACACTTGCATGAAGTCGGAGGAGTAAATGGCAATCACGTGTTAGTGCTAACTTCCTGATTTTTATGCTGCACTGAGGATATGCCCTGACAGGGGGAATGTCATTGTCgaaaattaaagtaataaagGGTGAAGGACCTCAGGTtgacaactctctctctctctcatgcgcTTTGGGGATGGAGGAATGCTCTGTGCACTGTACTTGCTGTGTCTCCTCTTGGTTAGAAATTATTTAAGGAAAAGCACTTACAAATGTCAGCACTATAATTATTGATTACATTACTTCCATGGTGCCGTCCATGTATCTGAGCTCAGCACACATGCTGTGGCTCAGAGCATCTAACAGTCTTTGATCCAAGACAAAACCAAATGAAGCTCCGACAGCCATCATCAGAACCCAGGTTCTGGCCCATCGCACAGATGGCCCTCCTTAAAGGCAGCAGGGAGCTGTAATGAAGCACTTGACCCACCCCGTCAATTTAGAGACTCCTTTTCTCCAAGATTCCTTCTCTCCcatttggaaatgaaaataagTTGTGTGATCTaggaataaataaacattaactCTAAACATTCaactctaaaattattttatttcaaagtgaTATTTTTCCTAACTTACTGAGTATAAGACAGACTTCTGAACTTGTAGTAAGAACATGCATAATGGCAGAGACAGATACAAATATGAGGTTATGGGGACTTGCACCCTAAGAGGTGAAACCATTCTGTATAgacctttgtttctttctaacGAAGATCAGTAAATGGTTACTAACTGCTAAGTAATCTTAAGTTATCAAAGAGTCCTGagtttgaagatcagaaaaggtGACCGAAACGAGTTATCAGATCAAGGACATTAGGAGAAACAGTCTCCCAAAATATAGTAAGGGCAATTAAAAGTTTCCTAGAAAAATTGAATAATAACCTGAATAAGTACTTGAACATTTTCTAGCACTTAAACATTCTAATCAGAAAATTATTCTACATTAAGGAGCTAACGTTAGGActgtactgtaaatatctgtcCTCACAAGTCCAAATAGACTTATAACTGCTTGGCTATAGTTGTAGGAAAAGTCAGTACACTAAGGACCTTGCCAGAAAACTTGCCagaaagctttaattttttatacCACTAGGTGGCAGCATTAAGATGCCATAGAAATTTTGCCCACTACTAATCTTCAGTTTGTGTCAAATTCCTCCATCTAAAGCGAGAAGAGGGTCGGGTAAGCATAGAAGGTAAGGTAACACAGTAAAACAAAGTCGATAAGAACGTGGGCTCTGGGGTCAGGTGTCTAGGCTCCCAGTCTTCCTTCTGCCGCTCACTAGCTGTGCCATCTTAAATAAACTGCCTCATCATTGAAGCCTCCATTTCTCCATCTCCAAAGTAAGGATAATAGGGTCTGAGGTGATTATTTAGCCTGCGACATACTCGCCATACAAACATGAGTTCAGATCAcaggcacccacataaaaagcaggACCTAGAATGCTCCCTatcacagggagacagagacagggtgaTCCCcagggttcactggccagccagactagctgAACCAGCTCCAGGCTCAaccagagaccttgtctcaaaaaattaaggtggagatCAATAGAAGAAGACATTCAACTTCAAGCTCTGGCTTCTACACAAGTACACAGgagcacatacataaacacagacacacacagtacacTTGGTATATCTTAAGGGTTGGTTTGTGTATCGCTCTTAAGTTTCTCACATATTGAAAGTCCTAACCCATTTAAGAGGCCCCTAGAAGTGGGGAGGTGGACATCAAGTCCCACTCCTCACTCAGGAGCTCTTGGCACTTGATGGCTGCTTTGAGAAGGAGATTCAGTTTCTTAACATTTAACAAAGTGACTCCTAGTAGATTAACCACTCTTTAGAGCAGGGCCCACGCCCAAGGGTATTTGGGCTACATACATTGGAATCAACAGGTCTGGTGTGGTAGATCCAaaaggagatggggggggggggcggggagaaatacaatcaaaatacattatatgaaattctttaaaaactaataagaatttaaaaaatcataataattatctaagtacataaaagaaacatcttttaagaGGCACTGAAGGTCTTAGTTGAGAGGGGGATCATTAAGATAGCTCACTAATTCCAGTGGCTAACATCGTCATAAAAAGGGCCATTTGGAAATGGCTGTGTGCATGAGAAGAACATGATGAGATGGTGAAGGCAAAGCAAAGTGATGCTTCTACAAGGAATACCAAAGATTGCTAActaaccaccagaaaccaggtgAGAGTTATGCATAAGTGTGTCCTTTGCAAGTATCGGAAGGAACCAACCCTGCCATTGCCTTGATCCTGAACTTCTAAACTCCAAAattgtgagagagaaaaaaaatatatttcttttgctCAATCCATACCCAGGCTGTGATATTTGCTTCTGGGAGTCTAAACCCTAAGATAGCACATGATACGAGCTCATTAACAGCAGCTAATACCAGCCCTGTACACCTTTACTTGCACAAGACAATACAGTTTTTTCTTAACTGCTATAAACATTTTACCCTACACCACACACCTCCTGGCTGCGCCAGCCTAGCCTTAACCCCCAAGGCAATGCTTAGGCAGAGTAAATACGCTGTGCTTGAATAAGCACAACTGCACAGCGCTCCAAATCCTCCTTCCTGTTAGTCACACTGCCGGGCTGTCGGCAGCGGTGTGGATTCAGAGCTTCCTGCTCTGTGTGCACCGTACAGAGACTGTGAGGGAGTGTTACctcccagggtggcctcaaatgcTCAAAGGGTCCATACAAACTGCCTCAGGGACAGACACCACCCTTagctcacagaagagaaagaaaaagagagagagagagcacaggaacACATTAGCCCCTGGTTAGAACTTGGACTAAAAGGAATCATTAGTGTGTTATCCTCGACTAAGTCTCGACTTGAATgaatttatcagaaaaaaaaaaagacatgtcaAAACAATTGGGGAAAGCTGAACATAgaataacaaaattaaacatttatttattttcccactAAGAGTGgtgttttgtttaaagaaaagatCTTACTGGCTAAAGGTCTATctaggggctggtgagatagtccagtgggcaaaggtgcttcCTGCACAAGCCTTACCACATGAGTTGCTTGATCCCTGGAAGCTGCatgaaagtggaaggagagaaccaaccccactaagttgtcttttgacctctacacatgtgtcATGGTATGGgagcctatacacacacacacacacacacacacacacatcatttgtgcacatacacatacacagagaggcaattattatttacttactttttaaattttaaacatctGAAGGATGCATATGGTAAAATGATTCAATTTTTGACATATCTTTTAAAACATGCTAGCAAGAACAATGACAGGCAGAGGAGTGAGGCAGGACCGGAGGACTGGTGGCCGTTCCGCAGAATAACAGGTACACGGTGGTTCCTTGTATTAATCTCCTGGCACTTACGTGCTTGAGAGTTTCCGTTAGAGTGAGTGTGTGGATGTCATGAAAGTAGAAAATGAACCGCGGGGAGCAGAAGATCTTCCGGGGGCAGTAGCAGCAAGAGAGGGTGATAGAATATATATGATCCAACATGACAGCATAAGGAAAGACTATTTGTGGGGGCAGAAAAGGACCAACAAGAGAGGCCGAAGAGAGGGTAGTAGCAGATGCAAAAGAACAAAGTATAAAGAAATACATGCATGGAATACCATAAAGAggcatttttctatttattttaaaaggtttccactggaaagttttaaaaacaaaaatggggaTGGGGGGGGAATCACAGGCCTTCCTCTTGCTGGGGGAAGTTCTACATTGGGTAAGGTAGAAAGTTCAGAAATCCCTACGAGTTTCTTCTCCTCACGGGAAGTAATCATGAGTGGTGTAGCGTTGAACGCTGGTGTTTTGTCAGGTTTTTGCCTAACATCTGCTCTCTCCCAGAGCTGAGCTATGATGAACAAGAAGATACCAATTCCCAGAGAGATGCCTCCATGCTAAGTTCCTTTTCAGCCATCGCCTCTTAATCCTCACAGTACTGCAAGGAAGAGAATACCTTTATCAAGGATCAATGGGCTAACCAGTAGGGGGTTTTACTTTTTTTGCCTGTTCCATAAATCATCCCATATACTAATGTGGTTGCAACCGGAATGtcattgttcttttaaatatatataacttTGCTGTTACAGAAGCACAAATGAAAAtcacttgcattttttttcaggCAATGCCCCTACTGTTTTTCTCATTGACGTTTGTAACTTAAATACCTTCTGTGTTTCCAACCCTGTAAACACAAAGATAAATATGGCCCTACCCTAAAGTGTCCACAGTCTACCTGTAAATAAGCAAAGGTCACTGTGTATTGCATGCTGCCTTTGAAGTACATCAAAGAGGCAATTGTAGCTCAGGGAGGAGCCTGACGTAGTCTACTTTTCATAAACCCAATAGCCTTCCCAAGTCCCACCTGCCTGTGCAAGCTTCCCGGACTTCCATACAGATCAGTAAGTCACCCTGTTGCCCACAGCCTGAACATATGCTTCATCACAGCATCCCTCACAGCCACAGATAAATCATGCATCCTTCACAGTGAGTCACCCTTGAATTCACCGTTCCTGTGAGCCACCCTACTCGACTCAGCTGTCTTGCAGGACCCTCCCACAACTCTTAGAGCACTGCTTTCCACGTTACTGGTTAGGCGTGTGttcatgtaaaatgaaaaggcaACTACAACAGGCTTAATGTTCCACTCTCCCAGTTGCCCTTTCAATTGTGTATTTCCCTTATTTTC
Proteins encoded in this region:
- the Layn gene encoding layilin isoform X3, yielding MVISGLASGGWRRSRATTRPAKTFMLGQMEAHHNLGKCVTPTAAAEGEATEPATPALPEETQKEDTKETFKESREATLNLAYILIPSIPLFLLLVVTSAACWIWICRRRKREQPDPTTKEQHTIWPTPHRENSPNLDVYNVIRKQSEADLAEPRPDLKNSSFRVCSGEATPDDDDVTCDYDNMAVNPSESGFMTLASMESGFVTNDIYEFSPDRMGRSKESGWVENEIYY